Proteins encoded within one genomic window of Rossellomorea vietnamensis:
- a CDS encoding ABC transporter substrate-binding protein, with product MKIVSICPSNTEIIDYLGLTPLLAGVDDYSDYPSEVKSLPQLGPDLSINMDKLESLKPDLVFSSLSVPGMEKNIEELEKRNIPHITLNPQSFTDIADDLLTVGKACGIEEHAIKRRQEFMGTVERLKTIGEKVSHPPSLYWEWWPKPVFTPGRVNWLTELSTMVGARNLFDDVDLASVQTDWEDVLKRNPDYICLAWVGVRQRRVKPEIVKNRPDWNTLDAVQEDRIFVLEEALYCRPSPLLLKGAVKLARLLHPDLYHEM from the coding sequence ATGAAAATCGTATCCATTTGCCCCAGTAATACAGAAATCATCGATTACCTGGGATTGACACCTCTTCTTGCAGGCGTGGATGATTACTCCGACTATCCGTCAGAGGTAAAGTCCCTTCCGCAGCTCGGACCGGATCTATCGATTAATATGGATAAGCTCGAGTCATTGAAGCCGGATCTGGTGTTTTCATCCTTAAGCGTCCCGGGTATGGAGAAAAATATAGAAGAACTCGAAAAGAGGAATATCCCACATATCACCTTGAACCCCCAGAGCTTCACTGATATTGCAGATGATCTCCTGACGGTGGGAAAAGCCTGTGGGATCGAGGAACATGCCATCAAACGCCGCCAGGAATTCATGGGTACTGTCGAACGCTTAAAGACGATCGGGGAAAAGGTGTCACATCCTCCGTCCCTTTATTGGGAATGGTGGCCGAAACCCGTCTTCACCCCTGGAAGGGTCAATTGGCTGACCGAGTTAAGCACAATGGTCGGTGCCCGAAACCTTTTTGACGATGTGGACCTGGCAAGTGTCCAAACCGATTGGGAGGACGTATTGAAACGCAATCCGGATTATATCTGCCTGGCATGGGTCGGCGTCAGGCAAAGAAGGGTCAAGCCTGAGATCGTAAAGAACCGCCCTGATTGGAATACACTCGACGCCGTACAGGAAGACCGGATTTTCGTCCTGGAAGAAGCACTCTATTGCAGGCCATCCCCCCTTCTGTTAAAAGGGGCCGTGAAACTTGCCCGGTTGCTTCATCCCGATTTATATCATGAAATGTAA
- a CDS encoding divergent PAP2 family protein — MEVLFNFPLWASLFSVFFAQFVKVPIQFIATREWNWSLITSTGGMPSSHSAAVTALSTGVALEVGLSSPIFAVSAMFAIITMFDATGVRRQAGEQAIVLNQLMVDFQRFMSEAKGWQNKPEQEKRKELKELLGHKPIEVFFGGLSGIILTLLLHYLFIV, encoded by the coding sequence ATGGAAGTACTGTTTAATTTTCCATTATGGGCGTCTTTATTTTCGGTCTTTTTTGCTCAGTTTGTAAAGGTTCCCATCCAGTTTATCGCGACGAGGGAATGGAATTGGTCATTGATCACCTCAACAGGGGGGATGCCGAGTTCCCATTCAGCGGCCGTGACGGCATTATCTACCGGGGTTGCCCTTGAGGTGGGACTCTCTTCCCCTATCTTCGCTGTATCTGCCATGTTTGCCATCATTACGATGTTTGATGCAACGGGTGTCAGAAGGCAGGCAGGAGAACAGGCGATCGTTCTCAATCAATTGATGGTCGATTTCCAGAGGTTCATGTCAGAGGCTAAAGGCTGGCAGAACAAACCTGAACAGGAGAAGCGCAAGGAGCTGAAAGAATTACTCGGTCATAAACCGATTGAGGTATTCTTCGGTGGACTTTCAGGAATCATCCTGACCCTTCTGCTTCATTATCTATTCATCGTCTAG
- a CDS encoding leucyl aminopeptidase yields MKFSINQNEVTNANGECLIVGIYNQPTFEGELKELDHKFEGYLTQLVKDGDISSKHKKVSKIHTFGKLNAKRIVFVGLGKHKELTFDLLKESLGSASKTLKNMKVSSFSVALETFVSEEMVATDVAHAFMEAFTMSTYEFDGYKKKSNEPEVHVEAIEFYTKGDSKEVETALHIGSAFGNGVNSARTLVNTPGNLLTSTKLAEYALELAERYSFEVEILDKEEMEHLGMGALLAVNQGSVEPPKMIVLKYNGKEDWKDVIGLVGKGITFDTGGYSLKPKDGIVGMKTDMGGAAAVLGAMEIIGEIKPEQNVVAVIPSTDNMVSGSAFKPDDVITSMSGKTIEVLNTDAEGRLALADGMTYAKHQGANYLVDVATLTGGVIVALGEDKTGALTNHEAFFEQVLEASGESGEFIWRLPYTENDKKRVRGSDIADLNNSPGRAGHAIMGGAFVGEFAEGLPWVHLDIAGTATTKGSHDLGPSGATGVMARTLALLVERFVPLEK; encoded by the coding sequence ATGAAATTTTCAATCAATCAAAATGAAGTAACCAATGCAAATGGAGAATGCCTGATCGTGGGTATTTACAATCAGCCAACATTCGAAGGAGAGCTGAAAGAGCTAGATCATAAGTTTGAAGGCTATCTTACACAGCTTGTGAAGGATGGGGACATTTCTTCCAAGCACAAGAAGGTATCCAAGATACATACGTTTGGCAAACTTAACGCGAAAAGAATCGTATTCGTAGGACTTGGAAAACACAAAGAGCTGACATTCGATCTTTTAAAAGAATCATTGGGCTCTGCGTCCAAAACCTTGAAAAATATGAAAGTGTCCTCGTTTTCAGTCGCACTTGAAACATTTGTTTCTGAAGAGATGGTGGCAACGGATGTGGCCCATGCCTTCATGGAAGCCTTTACGATGTCTACATATGAATTCGACGGCTATAAGAAAAAATCAAATGAACCGGAAGTACATGTAGAAGCAATCGAATTTTATACTAAAGGAGATTCGAAGGAAGTCGAGACGGCTTTACACATTGGTTCTGCCTTCGGGAATGGAGTAAACTCAGCCCGTACGCTGGTGAATACCCCTGGCAATCTATTAACTTCGACAAAATTGGCAGAGTACGCTCTGGAATTGGCTGAAAGATACAGCTTTGAGGTGGAAATCCTCGACAAGGAAGAAATGGAGCACCTTGGAATGGGCGCACTTCTTGCCGTGAACCAGGGATCCGTGGAACCTCCGAAGATGATCGTCCTTAAATACAACGGGAAAGAGGACTGGAAGGATGTCATCGGTTTAGTCGGTAAAGGGATCACGTTTGATACAGGCGGCTACTCCTTGAAGCCCAAAGATGGAATCGTCGGTATGAAAACAGATATGGGCGGCGCAGCTGCTGTTCTGGGTGCCATGGAAATCATCGGTGAAATCAAACCGGAACAAAATGTCGTTGCCGTCATCCCGTCCACGGACAATATGGTGAGCGGCTCTGCATTCAAGCCTGACGATGTGATTACCTCCATGAGCGGTAAGACCATCGAGGTGTTGAACACGGACGCAGAGGGACGTCTCGCGCTTGCTGACGGTATGACCTATGCCAAGCATCAAGGAGCCAACTATTTAGTGGACGTTGCAACCTTGACCGGCGGGGTCATCGTGGCTCTCGGTGAGGATAAAACCGGTGCCCTCACAAATCATGAAGCATTCTTCGAGCAGGTGCTGGAGGCTTCAGGGGAATCAGGTGAATTTATCTGGCGCCTTCCTTATACGGAAAATGATAAAAAGCGTGTCCGCGGAAGTGATATTGCCGATTTGAACAACTCACCTGGACGAGCAGGCCATGCCATCATGGGTGGAGCGTTCGTCGGTGAATTCGCCGAAGGCCTGCCTTGGGTACACCTCGACATCGCGGGGACGGCTACCACGAAAGGAAGCCATGATCTCGGTCCTTCAGGTGCAACGGGCGTCATGGCAAGAACACTTGCCTTACTCGTAGAACGTTTTGTCCCATTAGAGAAATAA